A portion of the Edaphobacter lichenicola genome contains these proteins:
- a CDS encoding LamG domain-containing protein: MSGVKPGQQIVLYARSGVWWIQPFANQPFTKIQPDSTWRNSTHLGTDYAALLVEPDFHPAAKITALPAEGNGVVAVAVSMGQPVAPIVSKVIHFSGYDWAVRNAANDRGGQSNFYDASNVWTDKNGFLHLRMEEHDGVWTCAEVSLNRSLGYGTYTFVVQDIGHFGPSAALGLFTNDDFRPDDIRSELDIELSRWGIADNKNAQYVVQPFYIPENVSRFTAPAGVLTHMLRWESGRASFKTVRGRVTGPGATTISEHTFTLGVPTPAKETAHIGLYSYRYRNSKSTSQQPVEVVIEKFEFLP; encoded by the coding sequence GTGAGCGGTGTCAAACCAGGTCAACAGATCGTACTTTACGCACGCAGCGGCGTTTGGTGGATTCAACCTTTTGCGAACCAGCCTTTTACGAAGATTCAACCCGATTCGACCTGGAGGAACTCGACTCATCTGGGCACCGACTACGCAGCTCTTCTCGTTGAGCCCGACTTTCACCCCGCGGCGAAGATTACGGCTCTGCCTGCAGAGGGAAACGGAGTAGTCGCAGTTGCTGTTTCGATGGGCCAACCTGTTGCACCGATCGTTTCCAAGGTCATCCACTTTAGTGGGTATGACTGGGCAGTGCGTAACGCGGCGAACGACCGAGGAGGGCAATCCAACTTCTATGATGCTTCGAATGTGTGGACCGATAAGAACGGCTTTCTGCACCTTCGAATGGAGGAGCATGACGGCGTATGGACATGTGCGGAGGTGAGTCTGAACCGAAGTCTGGGTTATGGTACGTACACCTTTGTCGTTCAAGATATCGGTCATTTTGGCCCATCTGCTGCTCTGGGTTTATTTACAAACGATGACTTTCGCCCGGATGACATACGTAGTGAACTCGACATCGAGCTGAGCCGCTGGGGAATTGCGGACAATAAGAATGCGCAATATGTTGTCCAACCTTTCTATATCCCTGAAAACGTCTCTCGATTCACGGCTCCTGCAGGAGTGCTGACGCACATGTTACGTTGGGAGTCAGGGCGCGCTTCCTTCAAGACTGTCCGCGGACGAGTGACAGGCCCTGGAGCGACAACGATCAGTGAACACACCTTTACCTTAGGGGTTCCGACTCCCGCCAAAGAGACGGCTCACATTGGTTTGTACAGTTATCGATATAGAAATTCGAAGAGCACATCGCAACAACCGGTCGAGGTTGTGATTGAAAAATTCGAATTCCTACCGTGA
- a CDS encoding RNA polymerase sigma factor, giving the protein MTTSFASLPFTPSPRSASWCFLLLEYMDEFATLAWYLVADGKLVEDTFARTIAKLDMTAFESSIPAIAYSQARDVLITQAIAVLSDARREEDENRFFRPPAFGSLPDHPRLAFMLRLIIRSSEAEVAKFLGVSPSEVRGLVKHAIDRLSVVTPISAASGCYDA; this is encoded by the coding sequence ATGACAACTTCATTCGCATCTTTACCATTTACCCCATCGCCGAGAAGCGCGTCATGGTGTTTCCTGCTGCTCGAGTATATGGATGAATTCGCGACGCTGGCATGGTATCTCGTAGCAGATGGCAAGCTCGTCGAAGATACATTCGCACGCACGATAGCGAAGCTCGATATGACTGCATTTGAATCTTCCATTCCAGCGATCGCTTACAGTCAAGCTCGAGACGTTCTCATCACCCAAGCAATTGCTGTGTTGTCGGACGCGCGGAGGGAAGAAGATGAGAATCGATTTTTTCGGCCGCCTGCCTTTGGCAGCTTACCCGATCACCCTCGCCTGGCATTCATGCTGAGATTGATAATCCGTTCCTCTGAAGCAGAGGTTGCGAAGTTTCTCGGCGTATCGCCATCTGAGGTGCGGGGACTTGTGAAGCATGCGATTGATCGTCTTAGCGTAGTTACGCCTATCTCTGCAGCGAGCGGTTGTTATGACGCATAG
- a CDS encoding sensor histidine kinase, translating to MACSISHDMRHSLSAIYANAEFLERPDIGASVRADLLLEIQEAVVEMTERIDTLLQFASGRRKNPLVHERVSLVVEKAIAAVKFHPDGRKMSITVGKLSQAEAYIDARSLESAIYNLLLNACQAAARSTHVPEVKVDLTEGDERIYVTILDNGPGIPVTVQRTLFDPYVTSGKSNGTGLGLTLARQIAEEHGGSVCLEESNREGTVFTLSLAKSRFLDEVSE from the coding sequence ATGGCATGCTCGATATCCCACGATATGCGTCACTCCCTCTCGGCAATCTATGCGAACGCGGAGTTTCTCGAGCGTCCCGATATCGGTGCTAGCGTGCGGGCTGATCTGCTGCTCGAAATTCAAGAAGCAGTGGTCGAGATGACAGAGCGTATTGATACACTACTGCAATTCGCTAGTGGCAGACGGAAGAACCCGCTTGTTCATGAGCGCGTCTCCCTGGTTGTCGAGAAAGCCATCGCGGCCGTGAAGTTTCATCCAGATGGGCGGAAGATGTCCATCACAGTCGGCAAATTATCGCAGGCGGAAGCGTACATCGATGCGAGGAGTCTTGAAAGCGCCATCTATAATTTGCTGCTCAATGCCTGCCAGGCTGCAGCGCGTTCAACTCACGTGCCTGAGGTGAAGGTCGATCTGACGGAAGGCGATGAACGGATCTACGTCACCATTTTGGACAATGGTCCCGGTATCCCCGTCACTGTCCAGAGGACGTTGTTCGATCCATACGTCACCTCGGGAAAATCCAACGGAACAGGGCTGGGGCTCACTCTGGCTCGTCAAATCGCTGAAGAGCACGGTGGTAGCGTCTGCCTTGAGGAATCGAATCGAGAGGGGACCGTATTCACGCTGAGTCTGGCGAAGAGCCGATTTTTAGACGAAGTTAGTGAATAG
- a CDS encoding DUF5677 domain-containing protein, translating into MSFAVYILADAMKEQPPKIREWFSKYPTEITKLTATIDGALANGAKVSDASEDRVVFLLLVSTRDLFEEILFALNEGFGRSALRSVRTMYECVVFARHLNLHPEKTDDFLKLFHTQWAKILQSMPLDARPEPMHSELLNAVPKYGTGKMIGIRDLDWSGSNTFLMAQEAGALVRLHSSAFDYASAFVHPSAVFLMNTLSVDVSGVTQISNHTQDRESEKAVSMAHDLILNAVDLRYAYAPSPRLKEQLDTCKLDFHRIWGYRPHI; encoded by the coding sequence ATGAGTTTCGCCGTCTATATATTGGCTGATGCTATGAAAGAACAGCCGCCCAAAATACGAGAATGGTTTTCCAAGTACCCCACTGAGATCACAAAGCTGACCGCGACCATTGACGGGGCGCTTGCTAATGGAGCGAAGGTTTCAGATGCAAGTGAGGACCGCGTTGTTTTTCTCCTCTTAGTCTCGACCCGAGACCTATTTGAAGAGATTCTGTTCGCCTTGAACGAAGGGTTCGGGCGGTCAGCGCTGCGTAGCGTCCGTACCATGTACGAATGCGTAGTCTTCGCGCGTCATCTAAATCTTCATCCGGAGAAGACAGATGATTTCTTGAAGCTATTCCATACCCAATGGGCAAAGATCCTTCAGAGCATGCCGCTGGATGCGAGACCGGAGCCCATGCATAGTGAACTGCTTAATGCAGTTCCTAAGTATGGGACCGGGAAAATGATAGGGATTCGAGATCTCGATTGGAGTGGATCCAATACGTTTCTTATGGCGCAAGAGGCGGGAGCATTGGTCCGCCTACACTCTTCGGCGTTTGATTACGCGTCTGCGTTCGTTCATCCCAGCGCCGTGTTCTTGATGAATACACTTTCGGTAGACGTTTCCGGTGTTACTCAAATAAGCAACCACACCCAAGATAGAGAGTCGGAAAAAGCAGTCAGCATGGCACATGACCTCATTCTGAATGCCGTGGACTTGAGGTATGCCTATGCACCGTCACCGCGTCTAAAGGAGCAACTAGACACTTGCAAATTAGACTTCCACCGAATCTGGGGTTACAGACCCCACATCTAA
- the cobG gene encoding precorrin-3B synthase, with protein MRVDDNFCPGVLHAVPAKDGLLLRIRVPGGLIRSSQLSALSQLSAEFSDGQIEITSRANVQLRAIQSGDLDTIAERLTAVGLLPSHEHDRVRNIVASPFAGLDSGELVDTRPLVYALDERLTADSTLAELHPKFTMALDGGGSWFSRETDDLALRAVETDGAVYFHLSVGGLSTGLGVTTDQAVDFILEAARACLRTSRQFRVPVRGRKIAILPEAISFLMKSLSGVSVSCSTPSDFKVEAEWPVGIRHTKRSGFVSVIPSIPVGRLQAAQAQWISKIAEDCNASLRLSPWRGVVLGAIPERIVSRVVAQLHDGGVSLDANDGYRGLSTCAGSVGCEASLADVRADAHTLARQLAGRDAKAGWTVNISGCEKQCAMRNGATADLVATESGYKVKLHGISDASLHSSSSAIDAVIACHAGIADEVCS; from the coding sequence ATGAGAGTAGACGACAACTTTTGCCCAGGTGTTCTTCACGCAGTTCCTGCAAAAGACGGTCTATTGCTTCGGATCAGAGTGCCCGGTGGACTTATTCGTTCAAGCCAGTTGAGTGCTCTCTCCCAACTTTCTGCAGAGTTTTCTGATGGGCAAATAGAGATAACATCGCGTGCTAACGTTCAACTTCGAGCAATTCAATCGGGCGATTTGGACACGATTGCTGAACGTCTTACCGCTGTTGGGCTCCTGCCTTCACACGAGCACGATCGTGTCCGGAACATTGTCGCAAGCCCGTTTGCAGGTCTGGACAGCGGAGAACTGGTGGACACGCGTCCTCTGGTTTACGCGTTGGATGAACGCCTCACGGCAGACTCGACACTTGCAGAGTTGCATCCCAAATTCACCATGGCCCTAGACGGGGGTGGGAGCTGGTTCAGCCGCGAAACCGACGATCTTGCGTTGCGAGCAGTAGAAACGGACGGAGCAGTTTATTTCCATCTCTCGGTCGGCGGATTGTCTACAGGTTTGGGCGTGACAACTGATCAGGCGGTTGACTTTATACTTGAGGCTGCTAGAGCCTGCCTGCGAACTTCCAGGCAGTTCCGCGTACCTGTTCGAGGGAGAAAGATCGCCATTTTGCCAGAAGCTATTTCCTTCCTGATGAAATCCCTCTCCGGGGTTTCAGTATCCTGTTCAACCCCGAGCGATTTCAAAGTCGAAGCTGAGTGGCCAGTCGGCATCAGGCATACGAAGCGATCTGGGTTTGTCAGCGTTATTCCCTCGATTCCCGTTGGCCGCCTGCAGGCAGCGCAGGCACAGTGGATCTCCAAGATTGCAGAAGACTGCAACGCGAGTCTGAGGCTTTCTCCATGGCGTGGTGTTGTGCTGGGTGCGATACCGGAAAGGATCGTAAGCCGTGTTGTTGCACAACTTCACGATGGAGGCGTCTCGCTCGACGCCAATGATGGATATCGAGGTCTCTCTACATGCGCAGGGAGCGTTGGCTGTGAGGCTTCTCTAGCGGATGTTCGAGCGGACGCGCACACTCTGGCACGGCAGCTTGCGGGTAGAGACGCGAAAGCTGGATGGACGGTCAACATCTCCGGATGTGAGAAACAGTGCGCGATGCGAAACGGTGCGACGGCTGATCTGGTGGCAACTGAGTCGGGCTACAAGGTAAAGCTTCACGGAATCTCCGATGCTTCTCTCCACTCCTCTTCCTCCGCGATCGACGCGGTCATTGCGTGTCACGCGGGTATCGCCGATGAGGTCTGTTCATGA
- a CDS encoding helix-turn-helix transcriptional regulator, whose protein sequence is MELQLKDNTHYCRTHINRALNTAEAADLLGIRPATLRGWKAQRVGPPFIQLSPRCVRYAESDILRYANERRVVPSVREHGRRLEAQ, encoded by the coding sequence GTGGAGCTTCAATTGAAGGACAATACTCATTACTGCCGTACTCACATAAACAGGGCGCTGAACACCGCCGAAGCCGCAGACTTACTCGGCATACGCCCGGCCACACTTCGGGGTTGGAAGGCCCAGAGGGTGGGGCCACCATTCATACAACTCTCCCCTCGATGCGTGCGTTATGCTGAGAGCGACATACTTCGGTATGCCAACGAGCGAAGAGTCGTCCCTAGCGTGCGCGAACACGGGAGGCGTCTTGAAGCTCAATAA
- a CDS encoding response regulator transcription factor, with the protein MNVAPRIRVFCVDDHPLMREGIAAVIRNEPDMQLVAEASTGQEAIQGFRAHRPDVTLMDVRMPDMGGIDALLAIRTQFADARVIMLTTFEGDAEIQRALAAGAQGYMLKSMPRKQLVETIRKVHAGHKHIPPEVAAQLMEHLLGETLSKREVEVLQKVAGGNRNSDIAALLFVSEETVKGHIKHIMEKLGASDRTEAVSIGIRRGIIHL; encoded by the coding sequence ATGAACGTTGCTCCCAGAATTCGGGTTTTTTGCGTTGACGATCACCCTCTCATGAGGGAAGGCATTGCGGCAGTCATCAGAAATGAACCCGACATGCAATTGGTTGCAGAGGCATCGACGGGACAGGAAGCCATTCAGGGATTTCGTGCACATCGGCCCGACGTGACGCTCATGGATGTCCGGATGCCGGACATGGGGGGCATCGATGCATTACTCGCGATTCGCACGCAGTTCGCAGATGCCCGTGTGATCATGCTGACGACGTTTGAAGGAGACGCGGAGATTCAGCGCGCGCTGGCAGCAGGAGCGCAAGGCTACATGCTCAAAAGCATGCCTCGAAAACAGCTGGTAGAGACTATTCGCAAGGTGCATGCCGGACATAAACACATCCCTCCCGAGGTTGCTGCTCAGCTCATGGAACACCTTTTGGGTGAAACGCTGAGTAAGCGAGAGGTTGAGGTTCTTCAGAAAGTCGCCGGAGGAAATCGAAACAGCGATATTGCGGCACTTCTTTTCGTCTCTGAGGAAACAGTCAAGGGACATATTAAGCACATTATGGAGAAACTCGGTGCAAGCGATCGTACCGAGGCCGTGTCTATCGGAATCAGACGCGGAATCATTCATCTCTAG
- a CDS encoding tyrosine-type recombinase/integrase: MKLNKKTGSPFWWYDFYFEGKRHRGSTGEKTRAAAGTVAAATLTRLTEGSTITKRGYKAPILREFATRFLTWSQNSSTIKPNTQRYYKYGWRLLSMTILAQMPIDQITAEQIDIMKFRRPVIDRRTRKETGELTGCSRAYTNQALRTLKVMLGKAREWKVLTEQTSFTIPEAPGRKLLINDTAELALERELGNSSSRSKMRYRAWLITMIMQDTGMRPSEVFEIRLENLLWAERRIWIPSGKTAKSRRFVGMTERMHQLLSSWCHGSEGPGWLFPSNSKTGHLMSIAGSFQAARDRAGLDGRLVPYSARHTYATYAVRATGNLFAVRDQMGHVDIKSMDPYQHQETEELVVALNKRNSGRGALSSVGHTFGHTNRLEASKTA, encoded by the coding sequence TTGAAGCTCAATAAGAAAACAGGTAGTCCGTTCTGGTGGTATGACTTCTACTTCGAAGGAAAGCGTCATCGCGGTTCCACCGGAGAGAAGACAAGAGCAGCGGCTGGAACAGTAGCCGCCGCCACACTCACCAGGTTGACAGAAGGCAGCACCATTACGAAGAGGGGCTATAAGGCGCCCATCTTGCGGGAGTTCGCAACTCGGTTCCTCACCTGGTCGCAGAATTCCAGCACAATCAAACCGAACACCCAGCGCTACTACAAGTACGGCTGGCGGCTACTGTCCATGACGATTCTTGCCCAAATGCCGATCGATCAGATCACAGCGGAACAGATTGACATCATGAAGTTCCGCAGGCCTGTTATCGATCGGAGAACAAGGAAAGAGACCGGTGAGCTGACCGGTTGCTCGCGGGCCTATACAAACCAGGCGCTTCGAACTTTGAAGGTCATGTTGGGTAAGGCTCGAGAGTGGAAGGTGCTCACAGAGCAAACCAGTTTTACCATACCGGAAGCACCTGGACGAAAGCTTCTAATCAACGACACTGCCGAACTTGCGCTCGAACGGGAACTGGGTAACAGTTCCAGCCGATCGAAGATGCGGTACAGGGCATGGCTCATCACGATGATCATGCAGGACACTGGAATGCGTCCTTCAGAAGTCTTCGAGATTCGCCTTGAGAACCTTCTCTGGGCGGAGCGTCGGATCTGGATCCCGTCGGGCAAGACGGCAAAGTCACGCCGGTTTGTTGGCATGACCGAGCGGATGCATCAGTTATTGTCCTCATGGTGTCACGGTAGCGAAGGTCCGGGGTGGCTATTCCCGAGCAACAGCAAGACTGGCCACTTGATGTCGATCGCAGGAAGCTTCCAGGCAGCCCGAGACCGAGCAGGGCTCGATGGGAGGCTGGTTCCTTACTCTGCACGCCACACCTACGCGACGTATGCTGTCCGGGCAACTGGAAACTTGTTTGCCGTCCGAGACCAAATGGGTCACGTAGACATCAAGTCAATGGATCCTTACCAGCATCAGGAAACTGAGGAGCTGGTAGTGGCGCTCAACAAGCGAAACTCTGGCCGCGGGGCGCTTTCATCTGTTGGTCACACTTTTGGTCACACTAACCGTCTTGAGGCCTCAAAAACTGCATGA
- a CDS encoding precorrin-8X methylmutase, producing MKMSYTKDAGAIYRESFSIIRAEADLSAFTPDLARVVVRMIHACGMTDLPQYVGASPGATEIGMRALRDGATILCDANMVANGVTRSRLPCNNEVLCTLGDPRTADLAKQLETTRSAAALELWREKLEGSVVVIGNAPTALFRLLEILEEHSPRPALIIGMPVGFVGAAESKAALMTSSLNLPYLTIQGRRGGSAIAAAAVNALASEEE from the coding sequence ATGAAGATGTCTTACACGAAGGACGCTGGTGCGATCTATCGCGAGTCCTTCTCAATCATTAGAGCCGAAGCGGATCTGTCTGCCTTTACGCCAGATCTGGCTCGGGTCGTCGTTCGCATGATTCACGCATGTGGAATGACGGATCTGCCGCAGTACGTTGGTGCCTCTCCTGGCGCTACTGAGATAGGTATGCGAGCGCTTCGTGATGGAGCGACCATCCTATGCGACGCGAACATGGTGGCAAACGGAGTGACCCGATCCAGACTGCCGTGCAACAATGAAGTTCTCTGTACGCTTGGCGACCCGAGAACCGCAGATTTGGCGAAGCAACTCGAAACGACGCGCAGCGCCGCTGCTCTGGAGCTTTGGCGAGAAAAGTTGGAGGGCTCGGTTGTGGTGATCGGAAACGCTCCGACCGCACTGTTCCGCCTGCTCGAGATCCTTGAGGAACACTCACCTCGGCCCGCGCTTATCATTGGAATGCCGGTGGGCTTTGTTGGCGCGGCGGAATCGAAGGCAGCATTAATGACCAGCTCTCTGAATCTGCCCTATCTGACGATTCAGGGTCGGCGCGGCGGAAGCGCCATTGCCGCAGCCGCGGTCAATGCGCTTGCCAGCGAGGAAGAATGA
- a CDS encoding sensor histidine kinase has product MHRRGLRKGLLCGLALLCLVNTAFGLDPTRKISQYVHDKWGDDKGFVGGRIYAIRQSSDGYLWMGTERGLVRFDGSNFILIKRPLPDSPPISHVRDLVTDASGNLWTRLEGPSMLLYRDGKFEDPYARFDLQDMTFTATVADDAGRVILSGLGEGTFRYEDGRLETIVSADQNPGIVISLATTRDQSIWLGTQANGLFRVSQGHISRVAQELKDLKINALLPADTGGVWIGTDNGLHLWEGGVLAKLNLPSPLRQLQILTMVRDDDANIWIGTNHGIVRITRSGAVSLDQLNPKSGYEVTAIYEDLNGDIWFGGSRGVERLRNGMFTTYSTSDGLPSSGMGSVYADSKGRVWFAPLSGGLFWMKEGRVGHVSVDGLDHDVVYSISGGGGEVCVGRQQGGLTVLTEEGDSFTARTYTEADGLAQNSVYSVHRDRDGTIWAGTVSAGVSRLKGGKFTNFSDANGLPSNAVNSIVEGFDGATWLATPSGLASFANGHWSKYTARDGLSSSMVRTVFEDTTHVLWLATSGGLAFLSSGQIQVPERLPEALREQIFGIAEDGTGSLWFTTSDHILRVNKDRLLSGTLSDLDVQSYGVEDGLLGVEGVSRDRTVVADHLGRIWIALKSGLSLADPIVTSKDAVPTKVRIESMAAGGSRVNMQNPIKISSGIQSITLNYGSTNLAVPERIRFRYKLDGSGQGWSETVASRQVVYNNLGPGTYLFRIVASNSAGLWNGPETSVPFVIEPAFWQTLWFRMACLAACCLIVLAIYRLRIHQLTGRLNVGFQERLAERTRIAQELHDTLLQGVLSASLQLDVAEDQLPEDSPAKPLLKRVLQLMSTVTEEGRNALRGLRTMEPGNQSLETSFSLLRQEFSLDGKTDYRVIVDSVARPLRPLIRDEVYRIGREALLNAFMHAHANRIEVEVDYSSRHLRVLVRDDGRGIDPQVLHAGREGHWGLVGIRERSERIGANLRLRSRIGAGTEVDLTVPGSIAFEKDSNGSISQWFRWLRRERLETPKHDKGK; this is encoded by the coding sequence ATGCATCGGCGTGGGCTACGTAAGGGACTTCTATGTGGACTCGCGCTGTTATGTCTTGTGAACACTGCTTTTGGATTAGACCCTACCCGGAAGATCTCACAATATGTCCATGACAAGTGGGGAGATGACAAAGGATTCGTTGGAGGAAGAATTTATGCCATTCGCCAGTCGTCCGATGGGTATCTGTGGATGGGAACCGAAAGGGGTCTAGTCCGATTCGACGGATCTAATTTTATTCTGATTAAACGACCTCTTCCGGACTCGCCCCCGATTAGCCATGTGCGCGATCTCGTTACCGACGCGAGCGGGAACCTCTGGACTCGTCTCGAGGGTCCCAGCATGCTTCTTTATCGTGACGGGAAGTTCGAGGACCCATACGCCCGGTTCGATCTTCAGGACATGACCTTTACAGCGACCGTTGCGGATGACGCGGGTCGCGTCATTCTCTCCGGGCTAGGGGAGGGGACGTTCCGATATGAAGACGGTCGCTTGGAGACAATAGTCAGCGCAGATCAAAATCCCGGTATTGTGATTTCACTCGCAACGACGCGAGACCAAAGCATTTGGCTCGGCACACAAGCTAACGGCCTCTTTCGCGTGAGCCAAGGGCACATTTCCAGAGTTGCACAAGAACTCAAGGATTTGAAGATCAATGCTCTTCTGCCCGCAGACACTGGGGGGGTGTGGATTGGGACCGATAACGGACTTCATTTGTGGGAGGGGGGCGTACTGGCTAAGCTCAACCTGCCTTCGCCGCTTAGGCAACTCCAGATTCTGACGATGGTCAGAGACGATGACGCAAACATCTGGATTGGAACGAACCATGGCATCGTGCGCATCACTCGATCCGGCGCTGTTTCGCTCGACCAACTCAACCCAAAGTCTGGATACGAAGTAACAGCAATCTATGAAGACCTGAACGGAGATATTTGGTTCGGCGGCTCGCGAGGAGTCGAGCGGCTACGAAATGGAATGTTTACGACGTATTCGACTTCTGACGGTCTACCGTCCAGCGGCATGGGTTCGGTCTACGCCGACTCCAAGGGGCGGGTCTGGTTTGCGCCACTCTCCGGTGGTCTGTTTTGGATGAAGGAAGGACGAGTTGGCCATGTATCTGTCGACGGACTGGACCACGATGTTGTGTATTCCATCAGCGGTGGTGGCGGCGAAGTTTGCGTTGGCCGGCAACAGGGCGGTCTTACTGTACTGACGGAAGAGGGCGATTCATTTACTGCCCGCACCTATACCGAGGCGGATGGGCTTGCGCAGAACAGCGTCTATTCCGTGCACCGTGATCGCGATGGGACGATTTGGGCTGGAACGGTGAGCGCTGGTGTAAGCAGATTGAAAGGCGGAAAGTTCACCAATTTTTCGGACGCCAATGGACTCCCATCCAATGCAGTCAATTCGATTGTGGAGGGTTTCGATGGCGCGACATGGTTGGCTACGCCAAGCGGTCTGGCTTCGTTCGCGAATGGACATTGGAGCAAGTACACAGCTCGTGATGGCCTGTCATCATCGATGGTTAGAACAGTCTTCGAAGACACAACGCATGTACTCTGGCTCGCTACTTCTGGCGGCCTGGCGTTTTTATCTTCTGGACAGATCCAGGTTCCAGAGAGGCTGCCGGAGGCGTTACGGGAGCAGATCTTCGGGATTGCGGAGGACGGCACAGGCTCACTATGGTTTACCACTTCAGATCACATACTGCGGGTGAACAAGGATCGGCTTCTGAGCGGTACGCTCTCTGACTTAGATGTTCAAAGCTATGGAGTCGAAGACGGTCTCCTCGGAGTAGAAGGCGTCAGCCGCGATCGCACCGTCGTTGCCGATCACCTCGGCCGCATCTGGATCGCGCTTAAGTCGGGTTTGTCCCTGGCCGATCCGATCGTTACCTCAAAAGACGCGGTTCCAACCAAGGTTCGAATCGAATCTATGGCGGCTGGCGGAAGCCGGGTGAACATGCAGAATCCCATCAAGATCAGCTCTGGAATTCAAAGCATTACCTTGAACTACGGGAGTACAAACCTGGCTGTGCCGGAACGCATCCGTTTTCGCTATAAGCTCGATGGGTCCGGTCAAGGCTGGAGCGAGACCGTTGCGTCAAGGCAGGTTGTCTACAATAACCTCGGCCCTGGCACTTATCTTTTCCGCATCGTTGCCTCCAACAGTGCCGGTCTTTGGAATGGTCCGGAGACTTCTGTGCCTTTCGTCATCGAACCCGCGTTCTGGCAAACGTTGTGGTTCCGAATGGCTTGTCTCGCAGCGTGTTGCCTGATCGTCCTGGCCATATATCGCTTGCGTATTCATCAATTGACGGGACGATTAAATGTTGGTTTCCAGGAGCGGCTCGCTGAGCGTACACGGATTGCACAGGAGTTGCATGACACGCTGCTCCAAGGTGTTCTGAGCGCCTCTTTGCAGCTTGATGTAGCTGAAGACCAACTTCCGGAGGACTCTCCCGCCAAACCTCTTTTGAAACGAGTTCTGCAGTTGATGAGTACAGTCACCGAAGAAGGTAGAAATGCGCTCCGTGGGCTGCGAACAATGGAGCCGGGGAACCAGAGCCTTGAGACTTCCTTCTCGCTACTGAGGCAAGAATTCTCCCTCGACGGCAAAACTGACTATCGCGTTATCGTTGACAGTGTGGCGCGTCCATTGCGGCCGCTGATCCGCGATGAAGTCTACCGCATTGGCCGCGAGGCCCTATTGAATGCATTTATGCATGCACACGCGAACCGTATCGAAGTCGAAGTAGACTATTCGAGCAGACATCTTAGAGTCTTGGTGCGCGACGATGGCCGTGGAATCGATCCTCAGGTACTGCATGCAGGCCGGGAGGGACACTGGGGACTCGTCGGCATCCGAGAGCGCTCCGAACGAATTGGCGCTAATCTAAGACTTCGGAGCCGCATTGGTGCAGGAACTGAAGTGGACCTGACCGTTCCTGGCTCGATCGCATTCGAAAAAGATTCGAATGGCTCTATATCGCAGTGGTTCCGTTGGCTCCGCCGAGAGAGGCTCGAGACGCCGAAGCACGATAAAGGGAAGTGA